In a genomic window of Candidatus Tanganyikabacteria bacterium:
- a CDS encoding methyltransferase domain-containing protein: protein MIATRTTGQIWLTSKVLATFDENRRQVAERYLCGEGIEIGALHLPLEVGPDARVRYVDRCDEQTLRGQYPELADMDLAPVDVVDDGEVLATFAPESLDFIIANHFLEHCENPLGTLRVHLSRLMPGGVIYAALPDKRFTFDRSRPLTPFEHLAADDRDGPEGSRAAHYLEVASLQLELADQDAERKAAEMADAAYSIHFHVWDAAAYLEFLARARSYLAEAFEVAHFQRNGVENIAILKKPDED from the coding sequence ATGATCGCCACGCGCACTACGGGCCAGATCTGGCTGACGTCCAAGGTCCTGGCAACCTTCGACGAGAACCGGCGGCAGGTGGCGGAGCGCTACCTGTGCGGAGAAGGCATCGAGATTGGCGCGCTGCACCTCCCGCTCGAGGTCGGCCCGGACGCCCGCGTCCGCTACGTCGATCGCTGCGACGAGCAAACCCTGCGCGGACAGTATCCCGAACTCGCGGACATGGATCTGGCGCCGGTGGACGTGGTGGACGACGGCGAGGTTCTGGCGACGTTCGCGCCCGAATCGCTGGATTTCATCATCGCCAACCATTTCCTCGAGCATTGCGAGAATCCCCTCGGGACCCTGCGCGTCCACCTTTCCAGGCTCATGCCTGGAGGCGTCATCTATGCGGCCCTGCCCGACAAGCGCTTCACCTTCGATCGCTCCAGGCCGCTCACGCCGTTCGAGCACCTGGCCGCCGACGATCGCGACGGGCCGGAAGGATCCCGCGCCGCGCACTACCTGGAGGTCGCGTCGCTTCAGCTGGAGCTGGCGGATCAGGACGCCGAGCGCAAGGCCGCCGAGATGGCCGACGCCGCCTACAGCATCCACTTCCACGTCTGGGACGCGGCTGCCTACCTGGAGTTCCTCGCCAGGGCGCGATCCTACCTGGCCGAAGCGTTCGAAGTGGCGCACTTCCAGCGCAACGGCGTCGAGAACATCGCCATCCTCAAGAAGCCGGACGAGGACTAG